CAAAAAAAAGCACCAGCCGCTCACCGCAAGACATTGCAAAAAGCTGATAGCGATCGTGCGCCACTGCCCGACTCGGGGATGCAATGCGTAATGCCCGCAAAACAACCCCTAACAGAGCAAGACTGGGTCATAGTTCTCTCTTCTCCCCTTCTGTCGATGTTCGAGAATGACCAACAATTTCAGTTAATCGCCCAGGAATTCCAGAGCAGTCTGCGCATAAATGGCCTATTCGATGTAAAACGCTATCATCGTGTCCCCGCTGCTGCCCCCAAGATAGCAGCGCTTTCACTGGATGCCACTAGCGTGCTTTATATTCTTCCAGCCCGTCTACCCGTTGCTCAACTCAGCCCTCTGGATCGCTACAATGTGCGCGTGACTCAGGGCCTGAAAGTCAGTGCTCAGTTTGTACTAAGTGCAGATGAAGCAAGCGAATTGTTGGTTTTGCCTCAACCTAGCCCTAAAAGCTGGTCAGCCTTCACCCCAACCAACCGCCGCCTGCCACCAGACAATCTGCCGACAGATAAGGCGCCACCCTATTGGCAGATCGAAACCACTGAGCTCTCTGTATGACCACGCAAATGGATACTCCTTACGCTGTCGGTGCCTACCGCAGCAACAGTCATGAGCCCTTGCCTCCTCCAAAGTGGCCGGAAGATTCGAATCGCTCAGGGGCATTTGATACCCACCTTGCTTTTGGTAATTATGCCAACTTGGAACCGGCGATGGAGGTCACCACCCAGGTTCAAGGTGAAGAACAGACGATTTACCAGCGACAGCAGGAGCAAGGAAAAAGGGAAGAGGTATATTGCGATGCTAGGCGTTGGTGCTTTCAAAACTCAAGTAAGATCCCACATCTACTTTTCGTACTTAAGATAGTGTGTATTTCGTTTATATGGGTACCGTGGACCGTTTGGATCTTCGGATCAATCAAGCCGGAGCTTGGCCATGGAGCACCGGAAAGTGGCGTCGCACTTTTAATTGCGCTTCTCGCTGTTGCTTTAATGCTAACTTCTCTAACGCTATATATGACAGGAAAAAAAATAGTCCACTACCTACAGGTTAGTGGATTTATTGCCAGTGCCACCATTGTGCTTTGGCTTAAGGGGTCTCTCTTGGGCAACAGCAGTATGCAGACTGCGTTATGGGCCGGTGCTTTCCTTTATTTCATCGCGACCATCGGATCAGATGCTCTGCTCTGGCTCCACAGCAAAATAAGCACCTATGACGGCAGCGAATTCAACCGCATCGACGGCATGCTTCGCTTCAAACGTCGGTTCCGCCGCCAATTCGTTGCACCCTTTGAAGAGTTCGACCCAGTGCTGCAATTGCTACCCAGCGGTTATGGCTCCCACGACTACGCCCTCTGGCTACACCACCGCTATACCGATAATAAGATTTGTCTGGCCACCAAAGTCCACTCCTTGGGCCTCGACCAGGCGAATGCCTTGGCTTTCTGGGATTGCCTGCAACGTTACATGGACGTCACGCAACCGCTGCCCGACCTGCCAGTGCTGGAGCAAAGTCGCCACCTCGACCCGGTAACTTCCGCCTACGACGGCAAAACGGGCCGTAACCCGAGACGCTGGCGCGACCAATCGGAAAAGGGTTGGCTGGCGACAGGCTTCAAACAATTGACCCAACAATTGCAGCAATACCCTTGGCAAAAACAGCCCTGCATCATCAAGGCCCGTATTGATCCGTCGCTGAGCATCGAAACTTACTACCGAGCCCAAGAAGCCAAAGGCATTCAGGCGACGCCGAAGGCCGACGACTTTGATGATGTTCATCGCGGTTGAACAGTAAAAGCTCAAAGGGGGCAGATTTATTTTCCTACACTAGAAAATAAATCTGTCCCCCTTTTGCTGGCACCCAATGGCGAATTATTGAGCCCCGATGGTGAAATCGTCACCTTGCGCTCCGGCGAACCAACCCCAGAACTTGATCGGGCCAGCATTCACCGCCTAGGTCCGCAACAGAACCCCTGCTATTTGAAACCCAAGGACAAGGCATGACCTCAGCCACATCCGGCAGCCGCAGAGGACCGCTCTCGCGAGAGGACTATTTGGCACCACTGGCCGTTTCTACAGGGCAAACGCCAAAGGATGTCCTAAACACCATTTGGCGCAAGAACGACGTTTGCCTTGACATCGGTTCTTACAGTATTGGCTCGGCAGTGATGGTCATTTGGCCGGTACTGCTTTTCTGTATCTGGCTTATTCATCACGAGCGCAATTCCGTAATTTTCTGGGAAGCATTGGCCCTTTCGCTTTTCATAGTTGGCATTCCCATTCTCCTAGTACTGAAAGGTTTAATGAGTCCCGTACCGCCTCCAATCCGCTTCAACCGTCAACGCCGCGAAGTATGTGTGCCATTCAAAGATGGCCGATACTGGATCGTGCCTTGGGAGCAGGTTACTGCCCAAGCAGTAGCGATGGACTCGGTGGGGCAGCACGGCAAAACCACTCAAGGTCTATTGGTAGTGGGCTTCCGCAATCCCGATCCTGATGCGCCGGAGAAGGAGCGCGACTTCAGTCTAGGATTCAACTGCGGCGGTGGCGAAACGGCTATGAGCCTTTGGGAGTGCATGCGCAGCTACATGGAGAAGGGGCCACATGCGATCCCGGATAGCCGATTGGGACGAAAGCCATACGCCGAGACACAGATCGGCTCCATCGTAACCAGCTTTTTCAAAGGCGACTTTCTAGACGTATTGCACGGGTTATTTTTCGTTATTTTCCTAGGAACATACTGGGCCGAAAAATTGCAAAACTGGAAGCTCGCCCCACCACCTGAGCTGACCGATCCCGCCATCGTCGAATGGTCCCAACCGCTTCCCCCCGACCAATGGGCCAAACGCTCACCAGAGTTGGAGTCGGCCATAGCTCAGCGGGAGACAGAGCTGGAGATCGAAGCACAAGTCGCGTGACCCCCAACTTGGGAACCAAACTATTAGAAAGCCAAGGATAAGGCATGAACTCAGCCAAACCCGGTAGCCGCAACAGACCGCTCTCACGAGAGGACTGCCTGGCACCACTGGCCGTTCCGACAGGACAAACGCCCAAGGATGTACTCAATACGATCTGGCGCAAGAACGAGGTATTTCTTGACATAGGCTCCTACAGCATCGGTTCTTTCGTCATCGTGCTTTGGCCTGCACTGCTTATCTTTATATGGTTAACCCAGGCGGTTGGTTTTGAGGGACTGAATGCTGCTTACTGGTATGGGTTCATGTGTTTCTGTGGGGTGCCAATCTTAATCCTCATCTACATGTTGAGCCGTCCGGTCCCTCTCCCAGTGCGTTTCAACCGCCAGCGCCGCGAGGTCTGTGTGGCATTCAATGACGGCCGTTACTGGATCGTCCCTTGGGAGCAGATTACTGCTCAAGCAGTAGCAATGGACTCCGTCGGTCAGCACGGTAAAACCACCCAAGGCCTATTGGTCGTGGGCTTTCACAACCCAGATCCAGATGCCCCCGAGAAGGAACGAGACTTCAGCTTGGGATTCAATTGCGGCGGCGGCGAAACGGCCATGTGTCTCTGGGAGTGCATGCGCAGCTACATGGAGGTTGGGCCTGAAGCCGTTCCGAAGTGCAATTTTGAGGGCGAGAATAGCCAAAAAGGCTTGACCGGCTGGACCTTTAGTATTTTGTCCGACGCATTGAAGTCCGCTGTCAAGGGCGACTTTAAATCGGCAATTAAAGATGTTTTCTTCACCGTCTTTTAGGTGCTCCCTTAGGTTTTTATTTGCAAGAACGCAAGCTGGTTCCGCCACCTGACTTGACCGCCCCGGAAATAAAAGAATGGTCCCGAGCACTCCCGGCCGAGCAGTGGGCCAAACGCTCTCCGGAGCTGGAAGCAGCCATTATTAAGCGTGAGGAAGAATTGAAAAACAAAGCAAGGTCCGCAACACCCTAAATTAAAAGTCGAGAAACTTGGAAAAGAAAGGGGACAACAACAAAAGGTGACAGATTTATTTTCCGTTTATTCGAAAATTAATCCGCCCCCTTTTTGCTCTTGGAACCGAGCATCTACGTGCCTAAGAAAAAATATGATCGGTTGCCTCATGCATGTGATATCGAGAGAGAACCGGGCACTGAGATAATCTACTCATCGCCAAAGCCAGTGATGACTGGAGTACAGCCCTATAGTGCACACCGGTTGCACCACTAGGCCGATGAAGTGGTCTCAGACTTTGTCATTTCCCGAGGAAGCTTTGAGTTGATGGAACGAGCCTGAGTCGGCGCGGTAATGTTCCTGTTGATTTTTATTTTTTTACTACAGGGATATGATCCTGTATAAGACGAAATTCAGAACCATTTTGGAGCAGCTGGCTGGACTTTTTACAAGCAGACTCCGAGAGAGAGCTAGATATTAAGTTATGCACTCACCTCGAAGCCTGCGCCTACAAAACCCTCGATTAGTGTTCGTCACCACCACCGTAGTACTCAGGGCAAACTAGGACAGACCAAAGCGTCTATAGCATATGAAGAACTTAGCCTACCTCGTTGGCATTACCTTGGCATGAAATCGCAAAAAGCAAATTCGTCCTTTTGGGTGCTGTTGCATTCCGTTTTTCGGAATGCAACAACCGACTCAAAGGAGAATCCTGGGACGGAGCTAAATGGATCGACATTAAGCCGGAGAACGCGCATGTCTAAAGATACTTATGAGAGATTACCGCACGCTGGAGACTTCGAAAAAGAGTCGGGTGTTGAGAGAGTCTACTTGTCCCCCAGGCCAGTACCTACGGGCATGCCACCCATTAGTACCCGCCAGTTACACCGTTATATTAATGAAACATATTTAGACATCTCTATCGGACAAGGAAACTTTGAGTTTCTTGCTCGAACAGGAATTGGATCAATAAATTTTATTATTACTTTGTTATTCTTTTTTTCGGGATTTGCCTCCTATCTAAGACGCAACGCTGAGCCTTTCCTGAGTGGGTGGTCAAATTTTTTCTTCAACCCAGTGCTTTGGTTGATCATTGCTGCCATCGCGACGACATATCTTTATTATTTCACGCAAGCTGCCCGACAGGTTTCCATACATCCTCCCATTCGCTTCAACAGGCAGCGCCGAGAAGTCGTATTTGTACCAAAAAAAGGTGATACTCCCCTCTATGCGCAATGGGAAGACGTTATTTCCTGCGTGTCAGCTGGAACTCATATTAACCAGTATGCGGCAACGCCAGATTACAAGCTAATGATTGGCTTACGTGATGCTAAATCCGGCAACGTATTGTGGTCTGTTATACCGAGCGGAAATTTAAGTCTTGCCATTTCTGAGTGGGAGGCAATTCGCGCCTATATGGAGGATGGCACATCTGCCCTACCAACCGATGAACCGGACGAACTAGAAGAAGGCACAGTGGAATTTTTCCATCTGAGTCGTCGGAGCTATCGCGCAAATTATTCCTTTGTACGTTACGTTTGGGGATTTTTAACAATACAGTTTTTTAGCGGCTGGACATTGCCTTGCTACATTTCCGGCTGGGTCAATAACCGCACCAAGGCGGGCTTCCCCAAAGAAGTTCAAAAATGGTCACAACCTCTTCCCACTGAGCAACATGCTATGCCTAGTGAAGAACTGCTCCGGGAAAGCACTGAAATACGGAAGGCTTTTGCCAAAGGCCAAAACATGCTGGATTACTTCAAGGTGAAGTTTGCCGAAACGACTCAAAAGTCTGAATCCGCCACTTGACGAGTAATACCCTTGGAAAATAGATACGACCGACTGCCCCGCGCAGGTGATATCGAGAGAGAATCAGGCACTGAGACAATCTATTTATCACCAAAGCCAGTACCAACTGGAGTGCAACCCTTCAGTGCTCGCCAACTACACCGCTATGCCGATGAAGTAGTCCTAGACTTTGCCGTTTCTAGAGGAAGCTTTGAGTTTATGACTCGAGCCGGAATCGGGGCGGTAATGTTCCTGTTGATTTTTCTGTTTTTCACAACGGGTTTCGGATCCTGGATAAGACGTGACATAGAACCTTTCTGGAGTAGCTGGCTGGACTTCTTCACAAGCATTGCCGTTTGGGGCTTTGTGGGGGCGCTGGCCACTCTCTACCTTTGCGTTTTTTTCTTTGCAATTCGTCGGGTAAGCCATCAACCTCCTGTACGCTTCAATCGTCAGCTTCGCGAGGTCGTCTTTGTTCCCAAAAAAGGCATGACCCCACGTTATGTACAGTGGGAGGAAGTCATTGCGAGTGTCTCGATCAGCAAATTGATCACTCAATATGCTGTCATTCCTGAATTCAAATTAATGATTGGGCTACGTGAGACGAAAAATGGCGATGTGCTCTGGATCAGTGTTCCAAGTGGAAATTTGAATCAGGCTATCGCTGAGTGGGAGGCAATCCGTGTCTATATGGAAGATGGACCGCGAGCCTTGCCCGAGGGGCAATCGGATGAATTCGAAGCAGGCTCGGTCGCCTACTTTCATATGTGTAGAAAAGGTTATCGCTCCCATCATTCATTGCTTCGATATCTCTTCGGCTTCCTGATCATTCAATTTTTCAGTGGTTGGACGATTCCTTGTTACCTTGCCGCTTGGATCAATAACCGCCCTAAGACAGGCTTCCCAAGGGAAGTTCTTGAGTGGTCGCTACCGCGCCCAATTGAAGAACATGCAGTACCTAGCAAGGAACTGATTAATGAAAGTGCTGAGATCAGAAAGGCATTTTCAGAAGGACAGAACCTGGTGGACTACTTCAAGATTAAGCTTGGCGAGTCGAACGAAATACCAACATAAAGCAGACAGATTTTTTTCTTTGACGGAGCTGCCCAGCGCACCCCTTCGACGTAAACACTTACACAGCAAAACCAGGAAGATTTCCCACAAGGAGCAGGACGCATGTTGAAACCCATAATCCCATTGATCTTGGCAGCCACCGCCCTCAGCGCCCAGGCAGATATCCAGGTCCAGATCTCGCCAATACCCGAACAACTGAAAAACCTGAAGCCAGTCACCATTGCGGAAAGCAGCTTGGAAGAACAAAAGCGGCTCAACCAAATCGACGAAATAGTCCAGCGCTTTAACCTGAACATTGAAGAGAAGTTCATCTACGTCGACAAAGAAACACCCCACCCACTCCTGGGAATTTTGGATGTCGTCTACAAGGTTTATCCAGAAGAAGCCCAGTTGCAGGTGGTTAAACTCGACATCCAAAAAGGGTATGCGCGTGTCTACCCTGTCAGCCCCCAGGATATCCAGCCATATTCGAGTTTCGCGACGAGCCCGCTCGACGCCCGGATTGCCAACAATATCCTGAGTCCCGGTGCATCCGCGGCCCGATCCAAAGCCTATTTCAAAGACTGGTACGACACTTATCAATCGTCTCGGGTCAAGCTCGCCCGAAAGGTAGTGGCGAGTGATGCCTGTGAGACTGTCACGAGTGTCGAGCTCTACAGTTTCAACGGGGATGTGTTTACTGCGTTCTGTGGCAATGGCATGGCGTTCCATCAAACGCCGGCGCAGGTTGAAGCGGACGAGTCTATTGATCCCGCGATAAAAAAATGGGGTGTCAAACGGCCCCTGTGAGTTCGGGGCTCGTCACCCTGAGCGTTAGGTCCATTCCGATTGCGAGGCGCCCTCACGCCGAGCAGCGCATTTCTACGTGTCTGTGCGGGACGCCCATTAGACATGTGCCAGAGAGTCAACCATGAAGAACTCGATACGACGCCGACACTGCGCCCTCTTTGCCGCCTTCCTGCTATCGACCGGCACCGCCGCCTGGGCAGTGCCAGCAGATCAGGCAAAAGCTCGGCCACCCAGTCCAGCTCAGTTGATGCACGAGGCACAACGTCTGAGCAGTGAAAATTCACTGCCAGAGGCCACGGTCGCCGCCCGGGCGGCCATGGAGGCAGGCCGCAAGGGTGGCGCAATGGATTTCACGGACCTCGAGGCGGGTGTGTTGCTCGTCAATCTGCTGCATCAGCAGAAGAGATACGACGAGGCCCGGAAAGCCGCCGAAGAGCAGATCGCGTATTGG
The window above is part of the Pseudomonas prosekii genome. Proteins encoded here:
- a CDS encoding DUF6708 domain-containing protein, which translates into the protein MTSATSGSRRGPLSREDYLAPLAVSTGQTPKDVLNTIWRKNDVCLDIGSYSIGSAVMVIWPVLLFCIWLIHHERNSVIFWEALALSLFIVGIPILLVLKGLMSPVPPPIRFNRQRREVCVPFKDGRYWIVPWEQVTAQAVAMDSVGQHGKTTQGLLVVGFRNPDPDAPEKERDFSLGFNCGGGETAMSLWECMRSYMEKGPHAIPDSRLGRKPYAETQIGSIVTSFFKGDFLDVLHGLFFVIFLGTYWAEKLQNWKLAPPPELTDPAIVEWSQPLPPDQWAKRSPELESAIAQRETELEIEAQVA
- a CDS encoding DUF6708 domain-containing protein — protein: MSKDTYERLPHAGDFEKESGVERVYLSPRPVPTGMPPISTRQLHRYINETYLDISIGQGNFEFLARTGIGSINFIITLLFFFSGFASYLRRNAEPFLSGWSNFFFNPVLWLIIAAIATTYLYYFTQAARQVSIHPPIRFNRQRREVVFVPKKGDTPLYAQWEDVISCVSAGTHINQYAATPDYKLMIGLRDAKSGNVLWSVIPSGNLSLAISEWEAIRAYMEDGTSALPTDEPDELEEGTVEFFHLSRRSYRANYSFVRYVWGFLTIQFFSGWTLPCYISGWVNNRTKAGFPKEVQKWSQPLPTEQHAMPSEELLRESTEIRKAFAKGQNMLDYFKVKFAETTQKSESAT